The Oncorhynchus tshawytscha isolate Ot180627B linkage group LG18, Otsh_v2.0, whole genome shotgun sequence genome has a window encoding:
- the LOC112223747 gene encoding zinc finger protein 625-like codes for MSSLRFSPPAEEEEVCWTEKEGLWLNVVVKEEAEEDVTIQKQVEGEAVTVKEEEKDVSVKEEEDAFRVKEEEDVTVKEEEEEDDACFRVKEEEGEMTVTLKKEEETGYLGSVSQRHVKASNGSKVERALINTRERRDYRGSSGESTGERCEYPGSSGESQQQHDAEEAEKSLFRSEHLKKHQQRPTLTNPYCCSDCEKNCKSSSELKIHQRIHTGEKPYHCSHCGTSFSRSYSLKTHLLIHTGEKSHSCTQCGKSFTTSSNLTKHQKTHTTEKPYSCDQCGKSYVTSSYLTLHQRTHTGEKSYSCDKCDKSYVTSSSLTVHQRTHTGEKPFSCNQCGKSFTTSSSLKVHKRTHTGEKPCSCTQCGKSFTRSSSLQMHQRIHTGEKPYSCNQCGKSFTQPNGLILHQRTHTGEKPYSCTQCGKSFIQASCLKVHLRTHTGEKS; via the exons ATGAGCTCACTAAGGTTCTCCCCTCCTGCTgaagaagaggaggtctgctggacggaaaAAGAGGGACTGTGGCTGAACGTTGTTGTgaaagaggaggcagaggaggatgtcacaatacaaaaacaagtggagggtgaggctgttacagtgaaagaagaagagaaagacgtttcagttaaagaagaggaagacgcgttcagagtgaaagaggaagaggatgttacagtaaaagaagaggaggaagaggatgatgcaTGTTTtcgagtgaaagaggaggagggggagatgactgtCACATTGAAAAAAGAGGAGGAAACTGGATATCTGGGCTCGGTTTCCCAAAGGCATGTTAAGGCATCCAATGGTTCTAAAGTTGAACGGGCCCTGATTAATacta gagagagacgggactatcgtggatcctctggggagtcgacaggagagagatgtgagTATCCTGGGTCCTCTGGGGAGTCTCAACAACAACATGACGCtgaagaggcagagaagagtctcttcagatcagaacacctcaagaaacaccagcagagaccCACATTGACGAATCcttactgctgctctgactgtgagaAGAATTGCAAATCTTCATCAGAACTTAAAATACACCAGAGAAtccacacaggagaaaagccgtACCACTGCTCTCATTGTGGAACGAGTTTCTCTAGATCATATTCATTGAAAACACACCTGctaattcacacaggagagaaatctcatagctgtactcaatgtggaaagagttttactacatcttCCAATCTGACTAaacaccagaaaacacacacaacagagaaaccttatagctgtgatcaatgtgggaagagttatGTTACATCTAGCTATCTGActttacaccagagaacacacacaggagagaaatcttacaGCTGTGATAAATGTGATAAGAGTTATGTTACATCTAGCTCTCTGacagtacaccagagaacacacacaggagagaaaccatttagctgtaatcaatgtgggaagagttttactacatctagcTCTCTGAAGGTacacaagagaacacacacaggagagaaaccctgTAGCTGTACccaatgtggaaagagttttactcgGTCAAGCTCACTGCAAatgcaccagagaatacacacaggtgagaaaccatatagctgtaatcaatgtgggaagagttttactcagccaAATGGACTGATATTacaccagcgcacacacacaggagagaaaccatatagttgtactcaatgtgggaagagttttataCAGGCAAGCTGCTTGAAAGTACACCTGAGAacgcacacaggagagaaatcttaa